TTGCTGATGATGACTCTTCCATTGTTTTTTTTCTTTTCGGCGCCAAAGGAAAATGCGACTCGCATGGCCCTGCAAGCCTTCCGTAGGGGCACTGTAGTCACTGCGATACTCTGGATGCTTCTGCACTTAGAACTGCTTTTTCGGTTAGTGCCATGGGGCAAGGAGAGCAATCCCTATCGAGATCTTTTAGGTTGGTCTGAAACAAAACAGCAGGTCGTGCAGTTTATTGAGGCAAACAGGGAATCAAGAGACTCCTTTGTGATTGCTGTACCTAACTGGACACTAGGCAGTCGCGCGAATTATTACCTTGGTGAACTGGCGCCAGTTTATGTGATAGACGAGCGCTTTGATCAATTTGATTTATGGGAGGGGCGAGATCCAGCTTCGATCTCTGAAGTGAATTGGGGCGAGATTCTTAAGGATCGACGAGTCATCCTCATCGAAAAGGATGGCTTTCGGTTAGATAGTAAAATTCGACTTCAGATTGAATCTCAAATTCATGAGGGGTTTATTGGCCTAGGCCCTTAGTCCAGTAGCCTCAGCGCTCACCTTAGGTTCGTTTCGAGAACTCACGGTGAATAAACTGGCGACGAAACTGAAAGATTTTTGAAATATCCTTAAAAACAAAACTCCCTGCAAAGATTCTTCCGAGAGCTCCCAGCGGAATTTTATAAACCACCTCATCGGTCAACAAGCATCCACCTGCCAAAGGCTCAAAAGTATGAGTATGAACCCATTTGGAATAGGGACCTTTAATTTGTTCGTCACAAAAGCTTTCATTGGGCGACCATTTGGCAATTTTCGTGCGCCATGACATAGGCACGCCGTGCACTTTAAGCCGATAATCAATGAGCATTCCTTCATAGACTTCACTTGCAGGCAAGTTCTCAATTTCAAAGTTTAAAGTAGGTGGCGTAATCTTTTCGAGGTTACGTGCATCCGCAAAGAACGGAAAGACTTCATCGACCGTGCGGTCAACCCATTGCTCAAAAACCACTTTCCGCTGGCCGCCCTGAAAGTCACTCAGCATTTCGTTGAAGTAAACCCCGAGATTGCTATCACGAAACGAGAAACCTGCCTCTTGTAACCTCATTGGAACAACTTTTTGAGACTGCAGTAGCAGCTGTGCTCGATCTCCAAGTACGACTTTCAAAGCCAACTCCGGCGCCGGCGGCATAAAAGTGCGAAGTCCAAGACTCGTATTGAGAACCTCTGTGAATTCTCTATTGGTCACTGCGGACGGGCTCACACCGTTATAAACCCCGAATGCCGCCTCGTTCTCTATTGCTGTTACGTATATCGAAACGAGATCTCTCCGTGATACCCAGCTCATCCACTGCAGGCCACTACCAAGAGCACTGCCCACTCCTTTGCGGAAGATGGGTAGCATTTCCTCTAGCGCCCCGCCGGTAAGATCAAGAACAATTCCCGTGCGCACGGCCACTTTTCTCAGCGAAGAATTAAAAAGGAAACCATCAAAAAGTGCGGCTTCCCACTCTTTACAAACGTCAGCTAGAAATCCCGTTCCGAGCCCCGATTGCTCATCAAGCGTTTCATCACCGCGATCTCCGTAAATTCCTATGGCCGAAGACGAAACGACTGCTTTCAAAGTATCCGCGCAGTATTGAGAGGCGACGTCGGCAATCAGCTTGAGAGTGTCGATCCTACTCTGCCGAATCCTTTTCTTCTGCTTATCCGTCCACTTTGCTGACGCGATCGACTCCCCCATAAGATGAACGATGGCATCAACTCCAACAAACGCCTCATGAGGAGGATTCTCATTGAGGTTGCTCCATTTATAGAAATTAGCTTTGAAAGAAGACTCAAGCCTTGCTTTGACCGGATCGCGAGTTAGCGCATTGATCGAGTGTCCGCGTCGGCAAAGTTCTTGGCAAAGTTTTTGCCCCAAAAAACCGGTGGCACCTGTTACTAAAATTTTCATGGTGAAGTTTCCCTTTCCATCATTTGGCAATGTACAAATCCTTCACGTCTGCGCCAAAAGCTCCTCAATCTTGTTTATCAGTCGTTTGTCATATGGCTTTACCCAGCTACGAGCGCGAGCCACTGGCAAATTGTTTTTGTCGATGAGAAACTTTTCGAAGTTCCAGAGCACTTCTCCTGAAAGGGCTGAACCACTCTTTACGGTCAAATACTTGTAAACTTCTTGTTTGTTCCTTCCTCTGACGTGATCTTTCTGAAGGAGGGGAAAGCGAACCTGAAACTGCGCTTCACAAAATTTGCCGATCTCTTCACTGTCACCTGGCTCCTGCTTGCCGAAATCATTTGATGGGAAGCCAATAACAGCAAGACCCTTCGGACCGTAATCAGCAGAAAGTTTTTGTAAGTCTTTTAGCTGGGGCGTGAAACCACAAAGAGAGGCCGTGTTAACTATTAGCTTAACTCTACCTTCAAGCTCGGACCATTGAACCTTCTTGCCCGACAGAAGCGTCAGCTCCAGATCAGCTGGTATTGCCTGCCCCTCTTTGTTTTTTGCGGTCTGCCAACCCTTAAGTGTGTTAATCCACTTGGTGATCATCTAAAACTCCTTCGAACAATCTCGTTTTTCCGAACCGTGCTCACCATCCACTTCCACGATATCTCCTCTTTTCTATTTCTGCCGGCTTGATCTCATCTTAAACGGAGTGTCCGGGTAGCGATGTGCTTACTAGGCTAAAGTAAATTTCAGGTATGTCTTCTCGGATCTTGCTCGAATGTATAATCCTGCAAGACGCGTCAAGGTGAGGAGCCTGTGGGATCCAGCAAAGACTTGTCATATCAAGCATTAAGACTTATCTCATTAGATATGCCTAAAAGGTCCCCGGAGTTTCAGGAATTGTCAGAGCAAGTGGGCGAGTTCATCGCCTACTGGGGGTTTAAAAAGATCCACGGAAAGATTTGGACAAATCTGTACACATCAAAAACTCCGCTCGACGCCGGAACGCTTGTAAAGAGAATCCATGTGTCTAAAGCTCTCATCAGCATATCCTTGAAAGAGCTTATTCACTATGGGGTTGTTCAGGAGGCAGGAAAGTCAAGCTCAGGCACTGTTCTCTATGAAGCAAACCCCAAAGTGACCGAGGTCATTATTTCAGTTTTGCGAAAACGCGAGCAAAAAATGGTCTGCCACGCCCTCGCGGCACAGTTGAGGGTCGAGCAGCTAAGCGATGAAGAGAAGGAACGTCTAGGCCTTTGCCAGGATCGTATCGAGAATCTAGGGATCATGGTAAGAGAAGCCAACAAACTCCTCAATAAACTTGTTGCCCTCAAGCCCATCCACTTTCGACTTTTTCGCACCGTCGGCGATAAGATCCGTAAAAACAGTTTTGAGTAGGTAACCTAGTTAATGCCTATTCCGCCGTAGGTTCGCATACGGGCGGATGTATCATCACTCCTGATTAAGGCAGCATAAATGAGGCTATTTGCACCTCTCGAGGCGATTCGCCCTGCGGCGGCAACAAATTTCGGTCCAGACTTTGAAGGATTTGCTCACAACCGCTTTCGTCTGCAAAGTGGGACCTTTTGCGTGGTATGATGAGGCTACATCAAAAGTTTGTTGAAATTTGCCAATCCGCCTACCTAGATTCCTTGGAGCTCTTTTATGACACGCAAGCTACAACTTCTCTTTTCGGCAGCAGCGCTTTTACTCATGGC
The genomic region above belongs to Bdellovibrionales bacterium CG10_big_fil_rev_8_21_14_0_10_45_34 and contains:
- a CDS encoding glutathione peroxidase — protein: MITKWINTLKGWQTAKNKEGQAIPADLELTLLSGKKVQWSELEGRVKLIVNTASLCGFTPQLKDLQKLSADYGPKGLAVIGFPSNDFGKQEPGDSEEIGKFCEAQFQVRFPLLQKDHVRGRNKQEVYKYLTVKSGSALSGEVLWNFEKFLIDKNNLPVARARSWVKPYDKRLINKIEELLAQT
- a CDS encoding TIGR01777 family protein; this encodes MPNDGKGNFTMKILVTGATGFLGQKLCQELCRRGHSINALTRDPVKARLESSFKANFYKWSNLNENPPHEAFVGVDAIVHLMGESIASAKWTDKQKKRIRQSRIDTLKLIADVASQYCADTLKAVVSSSAIGIYGDRGDETLDEQSGLGTGFLADVCKEWEAALFDGFLFNSSLRKVAVRTGIVLDLTGGALEEMLPIFRKGVGSALGSGLQWMSWVSRRDLVSIYVTAIENEAAFGVYNGVSPSAVTNREFTEVLNTSLGLRTFMPPAPELALKVVLGDRAQLLLQSQKVVPMRLQEAGFSFRDSNLGVYFNEMLSDFQGGQRKVVFEQWVDRTVDEVFPFFADARNLEKITPPTLNFEIENLPASEVYEGMLIDYRLKVHGVPMSWRTKIAKWSPNESFCDEQIKGPYSKWVHTHTFEPLAGGCLLTDEVVYKIPLGALGRIFAGSFVFKDISKIFQFRRQFIHREFSKRT